A genome region from Candidatus Zixiibacteriota bacterium includes the following:
- a CDS encoding response regulator, with translation MSSAMEPVKKYLYNLTHPPKSVEDNKLLYWRERILRTIFLAASLLGIFTYIPSVILALKSNLYQIVIVDTIAYGMALFVTFFNRTSYNLRAVLAVTLFYLMGMTLILSPGAFAAGPMWLFAFAVLVGIILGARFAYIALALNVCTMALIGYLLEAGYLAWDVSETYTLEKWIVIASNFILLNTLTVIPGTMLVNRLKQSLDEERQAARELRQKESKLVESNIRLKNMIVELKNAEEQKYSLQTKLERARRMESLGMLAGGVAHDLNNILGPLVGYSDMILAGMDDKNPLKNKIARIAKSAGEAVDIIQDLLTLGRRGRYEMKALNLNDVIREYLESIAFQKLQVNRPEIKVIVDLEQDLPLIHGSKSHLYKVVMNIIINAFDAIQDTGDIEIKTTVENLAALHGGYNRIEAGQYVIFSCKDGGVGIPEDEIDKIFEPYYSKKKMGTSGTGLGLSVVYGIVKDHKGYYDVDSHPGQGTEFILYFPATSDEDTDTTTVSSALYGSGRILVIDDDPAQREMASEMLELLGYTVTTAENGSKAVDILKKEDYDLLLMDMIMEKGFDGLDTYREIIKFKPGQKVVIVSGYSPTDRVLEMQKLGAGSYLRKPYMLEELARAIKSETGFPAREPLRA, from the coding sequence ATGAGCTCAGCAATGGAGCCGGTGAAGAAGTATTTATACAATCTGACTCATCCGCCGAAATCGGTAGAGGACAATAAACTTCTCTACTGGCGGGAACGAATACTTCGCACGATCTTTCTGGCCGCTTCACTTCTGGGTATCTTCACATATATCCCCAGTGTTATACTTGCACTAAAAAGCAATCTATACCAGATCGTGATAGTGGATACAATTGCCTACGGCATGGCCCTGTTCGTTACTTTTTTTAACCGTACTTCATATAATCTCAGGGCGGTCCTGGCCGTGACGCTGTTCTATCTGATGGGAATGACCCTGATATTGTCACCTGGAGCGTTTGCGGCGGGGCCGATGTGGCTGTTCGCTTTTGCGGTTCTGGTCGGGATTATCCTGGGGGCACGTTTCGCTTATATAGCACTGGCATTAAACGTCTGCACCATGGCACTGATCGGATACCTTCTGGAAGCAGGTTATCTGGCATGGGATGTTTCAGAGACTTACACTCTCGAAAAATGGATAGTGATAGCATCAAACTTCATCCTGCTTAACACTCTCACTGTTATTCCCGGTACGATGCTGGTAAATCGGCTCAAACAGAGCCTCGATGAAGAACGGCAGGCCGCCCGGGAACTTCGCCAGAAGGAAAGCAAATTAGTCGAAAGCAATATCCGTCTCAAAAATATGATCGTGGAACTCAAAAACGCCGAAGAACAGAAATACTCACTTCAAACCAAGTTGGAACGTGCTCGTCGAATGGAATCACTGGGTATGCTGGCTGGGGGAGTGGCTCATGACCTCAACAATATCCTCGGTCCGTTGGTCGGTTATTCCGATATGATACTGGCTGGCATGGATGATAAAAATCCGCTCAAGAACAAGATCGCTCGAATTGCCAAATCAGCCGGGGAAGCGGTTGATATCATCCAGGACCTGTTGACTTTAGGAAGGCGCGGTCGTTATGAGATGAAAGCCTTAAACCTCAACGACGTGATCAGGGAATACCTGGAATCAATAGCATTCCAGAAACTGCAGGTCAATCGGCCTGAAATAAAGGTGATCGTCGATCTCGAACAGGACCTCCCGCTCATACATGGGTCAAAGTCGCATCTTTACAAAGTCGTGATGAATATCATCATTAATGCGTTCGATGCGATCCAGGACACCGGTGATATTGAAATAAAAACCACAGTCGAAAATTTAGCGGCTCTTCACGGAGGATATAACCGAATTGAAGCAGGCCAGTACGTGATTTTCTCCTGTAAAGACGGCGGTGTGGGGATACCGGAAGATGAAATCGACAAAATCTTCGAACCATATTACTCCAAGAAAAAGATGGGAACCAGCGGTACCGGCCTCGGGCTTTCTGTTGTCTATGGTATCGTGAAAGACCACAAGGGATATTACGACGTAGATTCGCACCCTGGTCAGGGGACAGAATTCATACTTTACTTTCCTGCAACGAGTGATGAAGACACTGATACAACAACTGTATCGTCTGCATTGTACGGTAGCGGTAGGATTCTGGTAATCGATGATGATCCAGCACAGAGAGAAATGGCTTCGGAGATGCTCGAATTGCTCGGGTATACTGTCACGACCGCTGAAAACGGCAGTAAGGCTGTTGACATCCTGAAAAAAGAAGACTACGACCTGCTGTTAATGGACATGATTATGGAGAAGGGCTTTGATGGTTTGGATACATACAGGGAAATCATAAAATTCAAACCGGGGCAGAAAGTAGTCATCGTAAGCGGATATTCGCCTACCGACAGGGTACTCGAGATGCAGAAACTGGGAGCCGGATCGTACCTTCGTAAGCCTTACATGCTGGAAGAACTGGCCCGTGCCATTAAATCCGAGACCGGATTTCCTGCCCGTGAACCGCTGAGAGCTTAA